A stretch of DNA from Pseudomonas sp. HN11:
GGATCAACAGCGCAACGCCGTTGATCGGGCCCAGGCCTGGCAACAGGCCGACCACGGTGCCGATCAGTGTGCCGCACAACGCGGTCACCAGGTTGTAAGGGGACAGTGCAACGCCGAAGCCCTGGCCCAAGTAGCCGAAAGTATCCATGTCAGTTCTCCAGAACGTCGAGCAGGCCGAGGGGCAGCGGTACATCCATGGCTTTGTCGAATAGCAGGTACAAGCCGATGGCCATCAACGTGACGATCACCACGCTCGGCAACCAGCGACCACCGTACAAGCGCGCCATCGGGATGCCGATCAGCATGCTGCTGAGGATGAAACCCAGGGGTTCAAAGGTGCCGGCGAAGACGATCAACAGGCCGACGCACACGCCAATCTTGATCAGGGTTTCGCGGTCCAGCGCGGGTTCTTCCTGGGTGTGCTTGGTCGGCTGTGGGCGGAACAGCATGTAGATCAGTGCCAGGCTCATCAGCCCGAGCATCAGCAGCGGGTAGGCGCGAGGCCCCACCGGCTCGTAGGAAAACGACGCCTGATACGGCCAGGCCATCAGTGCCAAGCCGGCACAGGCCAACAGCAGCACGGCGGCAAAAATGCGTTGTAAGAGCATGTAGAACTCCTGGGCCACGCCCCTCGTTCAAAAGGGCGCGGCCGCGCGACAGGGGACGATTACTGGATCAGGCCGAACTCTTTGGCCAGCACTTTGTAGTCAGCCACCTGTTTCTTCACATAGGTGTCGAGCTCCGGGCCGGTCATGGCGAACGGGAACAGCTCGCGCTGGTCACGCAGCTTGGCGAACTCGTCGGAGGCCAGCAGTTTGTCGAACGCCTCTTTCCACCAGGCATAGTCGGCATCGCT
This window harbors:
- a CDS encoding tripartite tricarboxylate transporter TctB family protein, whose product is MLLQRIFAAVLLLACAGLALMAWPYQASFSYEPVGPRAYPLLMLGLMSLALIYMLFRPQPTKHTQEEPALDRETLIKIGVCVGLLIVFAGTFEPLGFILSSMLIGIPMARLYGGRWLPSVVIVTLMAIGLYLLFDKAMDVPLPLGLLDVLEN